A genome region from Panthera uncia isolate 11264 chromosome A3 unlocalized genomic scaffold, Puncia_PCG_1.0 HiC_scaffold_11, whole genome shotgun sequence includes the following:
- the PCK1 gene encoding phosphoenolpyruvate carboxykinase, cytosolic [GTP] yields the protein MPPQLPSSLNFSAKVVQGTLDSLPQAVRAFVESSAKLCQPDHIHICDGSDGENRKLLDQMEAQGVIKRLRKYHNCWLALTDPRDVARIESKTVIITQEQRDTVPIPKTGPSQLGRWMSEEDFEKAFNARFPGCMKGRTMYIIPFSMGPLGSPLSKIGIELTDSPYVVASMRIMTRMGTPVLEALGDRDFVKCLHSVGCPLPLKKPLVNNWPCNPEMTLIAHLPDRREIISFGSGYGGNSLLGKKCFALRIASRLAKEEGWLAEHMLILGITNPKGQKKYFAAAFPSACGKTNLAMMNPSLPGWKIECVGDDIAWMKFDREGNLRAINPENGFFGVAPGTSVKTNPNAIKTIQKNTIFTNVGETSDGGFYWEGIDQPLAPGIRLTSWKNNEWSPQDGEPCAHPNSRFCTPASQCPIIDPAWESPEGVPIEGIIFGGRRPAGVPLVYEALTWQHGVFVGAAMRSEATAAAEHKGKVIMHDPFAMRPFFGYNFGKYLAHWLSMAQRPAAKLPKIFHVNWFRKDDEGKFLWPGFGENSRVLEWMFNRINGEAGAKLTPIGYIPEDGALNLKGLGDVNVKELFDIPKGFWEKEVKDIQKYLEEQVNTDLPYEIEREVLALKQRISQM from the exons CGGCCAAGGTCGTCCAGGGCACCCTAGACAGCCTGCCCCAGGCGGTGAGAGCATTCGTGGAGAGTAGCGCCAAGCTGTGCCAGCCCGACCATATCCACATCTGTGATGGCTCCGACGGCGAGAACCGGAAGCTGCTGGACCAGATGGAGGCCCAGGGGGTGATCAAGAGGCTGCGGAAATACCACAACTG CTGGCTGGCTCTCACTGACCCCAGGGATGTGGCCAGAATTGAAAGCAAGACGGTCATCATTACCCAAGAGCAAAGAGATACCGTGCCCATCCCCAAAACCGGCCCTAGCCAACTAGGTCGCTGGATGTCCGAGGAGGACTTCGAGAAAGCATTCAATGCCCGATTCCCAGGGTGCATGAAAG GTCGCACCATGTACATCATCCCATTCAGCATGGGGCCGCTGGGCTCCCCTCTGTCGAAGATTGGCATCGAGCTGACAGACTCCCCCTACGTGGTGGCCAGCATGCGCATCATGACGAGGATGGGCACCCCGGTCCTGGAAGCGCTGGGTGACAGGGACTTCGTCAAGTGCCTCCATTCCGTGGGATGCCCTCTGCCTTTAAAAA AGCCCCTGGTGAACAACTGGCCTTGCAACCCAGAGATGACCCTCATCGCCCACCTGCCCGACCGCAGGGAAATCATCTCCTTCGGGAGTGGGTACGGCGGGAACTCGCTCCTCGGGAAGAAGTGCTTCGCCCTCAGGATAGCCAGCCGGCTGGCTAAGGAAGAGGGGTGGCTGGCAGAACACATGCTG ATCCTGGGCATCACCAACCCCAAGGGCCAGAAGAAGTATTTCGCAGCAGCCTTTCCCAGTGCCTGTGGGAAGACCAACCTGGCCATGATGAACCCCAGCCTCCCAGGGTGGAAGATAGAGTGTGTGGGAGATGACATTGCCTGGATGAAATTTGACCGAGAAG GTAACCTAAGGGCTATCAACCCAGAAAATGGCTTTTTCGGGGTGGCTCCTGGAACCTCTGTGAAGACCAACCCCAACGCCATCAAGACCATCCAGAAGAACACCATCTTCACTAACGTGGGCGAGACCAGCGACGGGGGCTTTTATTGGGAAGGTATCGACCAGCCGCTGGCCCCGGGCATCAGGCTCACCTCGTGGAAGAACAACGAATGGTCCCCCCAGGACG GGGAACCTTGCGCCCATCCCAACTCACGCTTCTGCACCCCTGCCAGCCAGTGTCCCATCATCGACCCTGCCTGGGAGTCTCCGGAAGGGGTGCCCATCGAGGGCATCATCTTCGGAGGCCGCCGACCTGCCG GGGTCCCTCTGGTCTACGAAGCTCTCACCTGGCAGCATGGAGTGTTTGTGGGGGCGGCGATGCGATCGGAGGCCACAGCAGCCGCGGAACACAAAG GCAAGGTCATCATGCACGACCCCTTTGCCATGCGGCCTTTCTTTGGCTACAACTTTGGCAAATACCTGGCCCACTGGCTCAGCATGGCCCAGCGCCCAGCAGCCAAGCTGCCCAAGATCTTCCACGTCAACTGGTTCCGGAAAGACGACGAAGGCAAATTTCTCTGGCCGGGCTTCGGGGAGAACTCCAGGGTGCTAGAATGGATGTTCAACCGGATCAACGGGGAAGCGGGTGCCAAGCTCACGCCCATAGGCTACATCCCTGAGGACGGCGCCCTGAACCTGAAAGGCCTGGGGGACGTCAACGTGAAGGAGCTCTTCGACATCCCCAAGGGGTTCTGGGAGAAGGAGGTGAAGGACATCCAGAAGTACTTGGAGGAGCAAGTTAACACCGACCTGCCCTACGAGATCGAGAGAGAGGTCCTTGCCCTGAAGCAAAGGATCAGCCAGATGTAA